The following coding sequences are from one Pseudomonas oryzae window:
- a CDS encoding glycosyltransferase family 4 protein, with product MRLLIVTDAWAPQVNGVVTSLRALIEELERLGHTVGVLSPQDFRTLPCPGYAAIPLAWNVWKVAAQIRAFAPDAVHLATEGPLGWAARRWLRREGLAFSTAIHTRFPEYVSGRWPWLPLDWGYAWLRAFHRPSRAVLVSTERLLDEFGSRGFAHLALWRKGVDLRQFQPRLQRGEGEPLFLYAGRLAPEKNLEAFLDLDLPGTREVVGDGPLREELQRRYPQVRFHGYLPAEQLAAAYRRASVLVFPSRTDTLGLVMLEALACGTPVAAFPVAGPLDVLRQGVSGVMDEDLQRACLAALTLDRRACLGEAQRQSWQASAQEFLAHQPRLDGAPCGGAEAAQG from the coding sequence ATGAGGCTGCTGATCGTCACCGACGCCTGGGCGCCGCAGGTCAACGGCGTGGTCACCAGCCTGCGCGCGCTGATCGAGGAGCTGGAGCGCCTGGGGCACACGGTCGGCGTGTTGTCGCCGCAGGACTTCCGTACCCTGCCGTGCCCGGGCTACGCCGCCATTCCGCTGGCCTGGAATGTCTGGAAGGTGGCGGCGCAGATCCGCGCCTTCGCCCCGGATGCCGTGCACCTGGCCACCGAGGGACCGCTCGGCTGGGCGGCGCGGCGCTGGCTGCGGCGCGAGGGGCTGGCGTTCTCCACGGCGATCCACACCCGCTTCCCCGAGTACGTGAGCGGGCGCTGGCCGTGGCTGCCGCTGGACTGGGGCTACGCCTGGCTGCGCGCCTTCCACCGGCCGAGCCGCGCGGTGCTGGTCAGCACCGAACGCCTGCTGGACGAGTTCGGCAGCCGCGGCTTCGCCCATCTGGCGCTGTGGCGCAAGGGCGTCGACCTGCGCCAGTTCCAGCCGCGTCTGCAAAGGGGGGAGGGCGAACCGCTGTTCCTCTATGCCGGGCGGCTGGCGCCGGAGAAGAACCTCGAGGCGTTCCTCGACCTCGATCTGCCGGGCACCCGGGAGGTGGTCGGCGACGGCCCGCTGCGCGAGGAGCTGCAGCGCCGCTATCCGCAGGTGCGTTTCCACGGCTACCTGCCGGCCGAGCAGCTGGCCGCGGCCTACCGTCGCGCCAGCGTGCTGGTGTTCCCCTCGCGCACCGACACCCTGGGGCTGGTGATGCTCGAGGCGCTGGCCTGCGGTACGCCGGTGGCGGCCTTTCCGGTCGCCGGCCCGCTGGACGTGCTGCGCCAGGGCGTCAGCGGGGTGATGGACGAGGACCTGCAGCGCGCCTGTCTGGCCGCGCTGACGCTGGACCGCCGCGCCTGCCTGGGCGAGGCGCAGCGCCAGTCGTGGCAGGCTTCGGCGCAGGAATTCCTCGCCCACCAGCCCAGGCTGGATGGCGCGCCCTGTGGCGGTGCCGAGGCTGCTCAGGGCTGA
- a CDS encoding UDP-2,3-diacylglucosamine diphosphatase, with the protein MTSAQPFTPKRKQYVRTLWISDVHLGTRDCQAERLDAFLKRYRPDRVYLVGDIIDGWKLRSGVYWPQSHTNVIRRLIDMSRRGTEVIYVTGNHDECLRRYAELVLGNIRLVDEAEHLTADGRRLLVLHGDQFDVITRYHRWLAFLGDSAYEVTLTLNRWLNHWRQRWGYGYWSLSAWLKHKVKGAVSYISEFEDALAHECTRRGFHGVVCGHIHHAEIRRIGAIEYLNCGDWVESCTALIEHVDGRIELYRLAADRQCDRLPAAEAEVRA; encoded by the coding sequence ATGACCAGTGCCCAGCCGTTTACTCCCAAGCGCAAGCAGTACGTGCGCACCCTGTGGATCTCCGACGTGCACCTGGGGACCCGCGACTGCCAGGCCGAGCGCCTGGATGCCTTCCTCAAGCGCTACCGGCCCGACCGGGTGTACCTGGTCGGCGACATCATCGACGGCTGGAAGCTGCGCAGCGGCGTGTACTGGCCGCAGAGCCACACCAACGTGATCCGCCGGCTGATCGACATGAGCCGGCGCGGCACCGAGGTGATCTACGTCACCGGCAACCACGACGAATGCCTGCGCCGCTACGCCGAGCTGGTGCTCGGCAATATCCGCCTGGTCGACGAGGCCGAGCACCTGACCGCCGACGGCCGCCGCCTGCTGGTGCTGCACGGCGACCAGTTCGACGTGATCACCCGCTACCACCGCTGGCTGGCGTTCCTCGGCGACTCGGCCTACGAGGTCACCCTGACCCTCAACCGCTGGCTCAACCACTGGCGACAGCGCTGGGGCTACGGCTACTGGTCGCTGTCGGCCTGGCTCAAGCACAAGGTCAAGGGCGCGGTCAGCTACATCAGCGAGTTCGAGGACGCCCTGGCCCACGAGTGCACCCGCCGCGGCTTCCATGGCGTGGTCTGCGGGCACATCCACCATGCCGAGATCCGTCGCATCGGCGCCATCGAGTACCTCAACTGCGGCGACTGGGTGGAGTCGTGCACGGCGCTGATCGAGCACGTCGACGGGCGCATCGAGCTGTATCGGTTGGCCGCCGATCGGCAGTGCGACCGGCTGCCCGCGGCCGAGGCGGAGGTGCGCGCATGA
- a CDS encoding helix-turn-helix transcriptional regulator encodes MSTILTLRHYRDELLAHSHAYGQLVFGLSGCLELAVGGRTARIERQDLTVVPPEEHHACASHHGSHCLVLDVPDEDWLRDSLGAHFDAGRRLLERPGRVELAPVQSQLVGWIASAPLTDALIAEQSARLLLASLAVPATPLAASELPLAALDAHIDRQLAHPLQVADLARLSGLSVAHFHSRFLAATGQTPMDYVRRRRLRQGRQLLLESTLGVGEIAARVGYSSQSAFTAALAREFGVTPRELRRRGE; translated from the coding sequence ATGTCCACCATCCTGACCCTGCGCCACTACCGCGACGAACTGCTGGCGCACAGCCACGCCTACGGGCAGCTGGTGTTCGGCCTGTCCGGCTGCCTGGAACTGGCGGTGGGCGGCCGGACCGCGCGGATCGAGCGGCAGGACCTCACCGTGGTGCCTCCCGAGGAACACCATGCCTGCGCCAGCCACCACGGCAGCCACTGTCTGGTGCTCGACGTGCCGGACGAGGACTGGCTGCGCGACAGCCTCGGCGCGCACTTCGACGCCGGGCGCCGCCTGCTGGAGCGGCCCGGGCGGGTCGAACTGGCCCCGGTGCAGAGCCAGCTGGTCGGCTGGATCGCCAGCGCGCCGCTGACCGATGCGCTGATCGCCGAGCAGTCCGCCCGCCTGCTGCTGGCCAGCCTCGCGGTGCCGGCGACGCCGCTCGCAGCGAGCGAGCTGCCGCTGGCGGCGCTCGACGCGCACATCGACCGCCAGCTCGCCCACCCGCTGCAGGTGGCCGACCTGGCGCGGCTCAGCGGCCTGTCGGTGGCGCACTTCCACAGCCGCTTCCTCGCCGCCACCGGGCAGACGCCGATGGACTACGTGCGCCGCCGGCGTCTGCGCCAGGGCCGCCAGCTGCTGCTGGAGAGCACGCTCGGCGTCGGCGAGATCGCCGCGCGGGTCGGCTACAGCTCGCAGAGCGCCTTCACCGCCGCCCTCGCCCGCGAGTTCGGCGTCACCCCGCGCGAGCTGCGCCGCCGGGGCGAGTAG
- a CDS encoding DMT family transporter: protein MTPRNALLAVHLGALLFGLTGVLGKLAAATPLLITGGRAAFAVLALGLCAALLRNGGHTRPGPRQLGLLILGGVLLGAHWLTFFQAVKVGGVAIATLGFASFPAFTLLLEGLLFRERLHAGEYGVVALVCLGLLLVTPQFELAGQATQGLLWAVLSGLLFALLSLTNRLSARGISPVQAALWQNLTIALCLLPWVAPQLPTLAALDWLWLALLGVLCTGLAHSLFVSSLRVLKARTAAVVFAMEPVYGICFAWLLFAEVPGLRTLGGGALIVLATFLSARLGR, encoded by the coding sequence ATGACTCCGCGCAACGCCCTGCTCGCCGTGCATCTCGGCGCCCTGCTGTTCGGCCTGACCGGCGTGCTCGGCAAACTGGCAGCCGCCACGCCGCTGCTGATCACCGGCGGCCGCGCCGCCTTCGCCGTGCTCGCCCTCGGCCTGTGCGCCGCCCTGCTGCGCAACGGCGGCCATACCCGCCCCGGCCCGCGCCAGCTGGGGCTGCTGATCCTCGGTGGCGTGCTGCTCGGCGCGCACTGGCTGACCTTCTTCCAGGCGGTCAAGGTCGGCGGCGTGGCCATCGCCACCCTCGGCTTCGCCAGCTTCCCGGCCTTCACCCTGCTGCTGGAGGGGCTGCTGTTCCGCGAGCGTCTGCACGCCGGCGAATACGGCGTGGTCGCGCTGGTCTGCCTCGGTCTGCTGCTGGTCACCCCGCAGTTCGAGCTGGCCGGCCAGGCCACCCAGGGCCTGCTGTGGGCGGTGCTGTCCGGCCTGCTGTTCGCCCTGCTGTCGCTGACCAACCGGCTCAGCGCCCGCGGCATCAGCCCGGTGCAGGCGGCGCTGTGGCAGAACCTGACCATCGCCCTGTGCCTGCTGCCGTGGGTCGCGCCGCAGCTGCCCACGCTGGCCGCGCTCGACTGGCTGTGGCTGGCCCTGCTCGGCGTGCTCTGCACCGGCCTGGCCCACAGCCTGTTCGTCTCCAGCCTGCGCGTGCTCAAGGCGCGTACCGCCGCGGTGGTGTTCGCCATGGAGCCGGTCTACGGGATCTGCTTCGCCTGGCTGCTGTTCGCCGAGGTGCCCGGCCTGCGTACCCTCGGCGGCGGCGCGCTGATCGTGCTGGCCACCTTCCTGAGCGCGCGCCTGGGACGCTGA
- a CDS encoding glycosyltransferase family 4 protein, translating into MRLLIVSDTWEPRVSGVVTCLRALVDELEALGHDVRVLSPLEFHTLPCPGYPEIAVVWDVWHVAEKIAEFAPDAVHLATEGPLGWAARHWLRSRGLAFSTAMHTRFPEFVHARWPVIPLGLGYAWMRAFHRSSDAVLVSTVRMQAEFAGQGFARLALWRKGVDIRRFRPRLEPLQGAPVFLYVGRLAPEKTLEEFLDLDLPGEKQVVGDGPLRDELERGYRQVRFLGYLRGEALVEAYRGASVLVFPSRTDTLGLVMLEAMACGTPVAAFPVSGPLDVLRQGVSGVMDENLRSAALQALHLDRRLCAAEARRQSWRHSALEFLARQPRLDGAPCLPAGPLGAERATH; encoded by the coding sequence ATGCGGCTGCTGATCGTCAGCGACACCTGGGAGCCGCGGGTCAGCGGCGTGGTCACCTGCCTGCGCGCGCTGGTCGACGAGCTGGAGGCGCTCGGCCACGATGTGCGCGTGCTGTCGCCGCTGGAGTTCCACACGCTGCCCTGTCCGGGCTACCCGGAAATCGCCGTGGTGTGGGACGTCTGGCATGTCGCGGAGAAGATCGCCGAATTCGCCCCGGATGCCGTGCACCTGGCCACCGAGGGGCCGCTCGGCTGGGCGGCGCGGCACTGGCTGCGCAGTCGCGGCCTGGCCTTCTCCACCGCCATGCACACGCGCTTCCCCGAGTTCGTGCATGCCCGCTGGCCGGTGATTCCGCTCGGCCTCGGTTATGCCTGGATGCGCGCCTTCCACCGCAGCAGCGACGCCGTGCTGGTCAGCACCGTGCGCATGCAGGCCGAGTTCGCCGGGCAGGGGTTCGCCCGCCTGGCGCTGTGGCGCAAGGGCGTCGACATCCGCCGCTTCCGGCCGCGCCTCGAGCCGCTGCAGGGCGCGCCGGTGTTCCTGTATGTCGGCCGCCTGGCGCCGGAGAAGACCCTCGAGGAGTTCCTCGACCTCGATCTGCCGGGCGAGAAGCAGGTGGTCGGCGACGGCCCGCTGCGCGACGAGCTGGAGCGCGGCTATCGGCAGGTGCGCTTTCTCGGCTACCTGCGCGGCGAGGCGCTGGTCGAGGCCTACCGGGGCGCCAGCGTGCTGGTGTTCCCCTCGCGCACCGACACCCTCGGCCTGGTGATGCTCGAGGCCATGGCCTGCGGTACGCCGGTGGCGGCCTTTCCGGTCAGCGGGCCGCTGGACGTGCTGCGTCAGGGCGTCAGCGGGGTGATGGACGAGAATCTGCGCAGCGCCGCCCTGCAGGCGCTGCACCTGGATCGCCGCCTGTGCGCGGCCGAGGCGCGGCGCCAGTCGTGGCGCCATTCGGCGCTGGAGTTCCTCGCCCGTCAGCCGCGCCTGGACGGGGCGCCCTGCCTGCCGGCCGGGCCGCTCGGCGCGGAGCGCGCCACGCACTGA
- a CDS encoding SelT/SelW/SelH family protein, with product MHTGKPEVVITYCTQCQWLLRAAWLAQELLSTFADDLGRVSLEPGTGGVFRITCDGVEIWERKADGGFPEAKVLKQRVRDRIDPQRDLGHSDRPPTP from the coding sequence ATGCACACAGGCAAACCCGAAGTCGTGATCACCTACTGCACCCAGTGCCAGTGGCTGCTGCGTGCCGCCTGGCTGGCCCAGGAGCTGCTGTCCACCTTCGCCGACGATCTCGGTCGGGTCAGCCTGGAGCCGGGCACCGGCGGCGTGTTCCGCATCACCTGCGACGGCGTGGAGATCTGGGAGCGCAAGGCCGACGGCGGCTTCCCCGAGGCCAAGGTGCTCAAGCAGCGGGTGCGCGACCGCATCGATCCGCAGCGCGATCTGGGCCACAGCGACCGCCCGCCCACCCCGTGA
- a CDS encoding DHA2 family efflux MFS transporter permease subunit — protein sequence MGHDLDALRARFGGRYPGWLLALLILSTMTLVLASTSINVALPAIMADFAIGRPLAQWLITGFLAAMTSGLLLSSWAQARFGARHTLLGTFALFLATSLIAPLAASIWQLIALRIVQGFCAGIVQPLAIVLIFRAFPDRGRGLALGLFGLGAMMAPALGPSLAGYLVDHFGWSSIFWLPAPICIVSVIGGALLLPSFRSLTPPRLDLPGFALLNLALFGILGGLAEAQRFGWLAMVSWLPGGIGLASLAAFLWRCSRHEAPLLPLRLWRNASFRRTSWVAMALGLGLFGVTYLVPLYAQTVQHYSASDAGLVLLPTGLVLGVAVFLGGWLSDRVAARWLQVGGLALLALSAAGQGLLGDDGGFWAICAWASLGRIGVGGIMPGVSTAAVQDLPAEELSRATGATTFMRQLGGALGINLLTFFLEWRHEAEGGDALGNALAFEQSFWLLAVLFALAIVPAWRLRDNR from the coding sequence ATGGGGCATGACCTCGACGCTCTGCGCGCGCGCTTCGGCGGCCGCTATCCGGGCTGGCTGCTGGCCCTGCTGATCCTCTCCACCATGACCCTGGTGCTGGCGTCCACCAGCATCAACGTCGCCCTGCCGGCGATCATGGCCGACTTCGCCATCGGCCGACCGCTGGCCCAGTGGCTGATCACCGGCTTCCTCGCCGCCATGACCTCGGGTCTGCTGCTGTCCTCCTGGGCGCAGGCGCGCTTCGGTGCCCGGCACACCCTGCTCGGCACCTTCGCCCTGTTCCTCGCCACCTCGCTGATCGCGCCGCTGGCGGCGTCGATCTGGCAGTTGATCGCCCTGCGCATCGTCCAGGGCTTCTGCGCCGGCATCGTCCAGCCGCTGGCCATCGTGCTGATCTTCCGTGCCTTCCCCGATCGGGGCCGCGGCCTGGCGCTCGGCCTGTTCGGTCTCGGCGCGATGATGGCTCCGGCGCTGGGGCCGAGCCTGGCCGGCTACCTGGTCGATCACTTCGGCTGGAGCTCGATCTTCTGGCTGCCGGCGCCGATCTGCATCGTCAGCGTGATCGGCGGAGCCCTGCTGCTGCCGAGCTTCCGTTCGCTGACCCCACCGCGTCTCGACCTGCCGGGCTTCGCCCTGCTCAACCTGGCGCTGTTCGGCATCCTCGGCGGGCTGGCCGAGGCGCAGCGCTTCGGCTGGCTGGCCATGGTGAGCTGGCTGCCGGGCGGCATCGGCCTGGCCAGCCTGGCGGCCTTCCTCTGGCGCTGCAGCCGGCACGAGGCGCCGCTGCTGCCGCTGCGCCTGTGGCGCAACGCCAGCTTCCGGCGCACCAGCTGGGTGGCGATGGCGCTGGGCCTCGGCCTGTTCGGCGTCACCTACCTGGTGCCGCTGTATGCGCAGACCGTGCAGCACTACAGCGCCTCCGATGCCGGCCTGGTCCTGCTGCCCACCGGCCTGGTGCTGGGCGTGGCGGTGTTCCTCGGCGGCTGGCTGAGCGACCGCGTGGCGGCGCGCTGGCTGCAGGTCGGCGGTCTGGCGCTGCTGGCCCTGTCCGCCGCCGGCCAGGGGCTGCTGGGCGACGACGGCGGGTTCTGGGCCATCTGCGCCTGGGCTTCGCTCGGCCGCATCGGCGTGGGGGGCATCATGCCCGGCGTGAGCACGGCGGCGGTGCAGGACCTGCCCGCCGAGGAGCTGTCGCGCGCCACCGGCGCCACCACCTTCATGCGCCAGCTCGGTGGCGCGCTGGGCATCAACCTGCTGACCTTCTTCCTCGAGTGGCGCCACGAGGCCGAAGGCGGCGATGCCCTGGGCAATGCACTGGCCTTCGAGCAGAGCTTCTGGCTGCTGGCCGTGCTGTTCGCCCTGGCGATCGTGCCGGCCTGGCGCCTGCGCGACAATCGCTGA
- a CDS encoding MarR family transcriptional regulator — protein sequence MAHTDHRLGAEVAQLARTWRAELDRRLSHLGLSQARWLVLLHLARRAEPPTQSELAQLVGVECPTLARLLDGLEAQQLVRRVTVAEDRRAKRIELLPQTAGVIADIEAIAEQLRMEILVDIEQGELEVFQRVLGRMLANLERL from the coding sequence ATGGCCCATACCGATCACCGCCTGGGCGCCGAAGTCGCCCAGCTGGCCCGCACCTGGCGCGCCGAGCTGGATCGCCGGCTCAGCCACCTGGGGCTGTCGCAGGCGCGCTGGCTGGTGCTGCTGCACCTGGCCCGCCGCGCCGAGCCGCCGACCCAGAGCGAGCTGGCGCAGCTGGTCGGCGTCGAGTGCCCGACCCTGGCGCGTCTGCTCGACGGCCTCGAGGCCCAGCAGCTGGTGCGCCGGGTGACGGTGGCGGAGGATCGCCGCGCCAAGCGCATCGAGCTGCTGCCGCAGACCGCCGGCGTCATCGCCGACATCGAGGCGATCGCCGAGCAGTTGCGCATGGAGATCCTCGTCGACATCGAGCAGGGCGAGCTGGAGGTCTTCCAGCGGGTGCTCGGACGGATGCTGGCCAATCTGGAGCGGCTCTGA
- the recQ gene encoding DNA helicase RecQ, with product MLDSALRTLKDVFGYDAFRGNQARIIQRVSEGGDALVLMPTGGGKSLCYQVPALLRDGVAVVVSPLIALMDDQVATLDELGVAAVALNSTQTADEQREIAERLRRGEIKLLYLAPERLVQPRMLAFLQNLPIALFAIDEAHCVSQWGHDFRPEYLQLGQLAELFPRVPRIALTATADKRTREEIVQRLHLENAERFLSSFDRPNIFYRIVPKDQPRKQLQQFLAGRKGDAGIVYCMSRKKVEEVAAFLVEQGYPALPYHAGLSSELRAFNQKRFINEEGLIMVATIAFGMGIDKPNVRFVAHLDLPKSLEAYYQETGRAGRDGLPSEVWMAYGLQDVLFLRQMLQNSEGDEQHKRVERHKLEAMLALCEESRCRRQALLAYFDEDMPQPCGHCDNCVDGVETWDATEAARQALSAIYRSGQRYGVGHLVDLLLGRETDKIRALGHQHLSVFGVGKHLAEADWRTLFRQLVARGLADVDLDGFGGLRLTDSCRPLLRGEVSLELRRDLKPQRTQRTSGGPSQASQLVRGDERPLWEALRTLRRKLAEEHGVPPYVIFPDATLLEMLRSQPQSLSDMAQVSGVGARKLERYGQAFLDVLTDSPEAPAAPPVVTDLRHELVSLARSGMTPTQIARQLDCSEKNVYSLLAEAIARQQLSLEQAIDLPEELFGEIQDAFLDGDGELPPVAAVAELFDGRVPLGVLHCVRAALETELGA from the coding sequence ATGCTCGATTCCGCCCTGCGCACCCTCAAAGACGTGTTCGGTTACGACGCCTTCCGCGGCAATCAGGCGCGGATCATCCAGCGCGTGAGCGAGGGCGGCGACGCCCTGGTGCTGATGCCCACCGGCGGCGGCAAGTCGCTGTGCTACCAGGTGCCGGCGCTGCTGCGCGACGGCGTGGCCGTGGTGGTCTCGCCGCTGATCGCGCTGATGGACGACCAGGTCGCCACCCTCGACGAGCTGGGTGTGGCGGCGGTGGCGCTGAACTCGACGCAGACCGCGGACGAGCAGCGCGAGATCGCCGAGCGCCTGCGCCGCGGCGAGATCAAGCTGCTCTATCTCGCCCCCGAGCGTCTGGTCCAGCCGCGCATGCTGGCCTTCCTGCAGAACCTGCCGATCGCCCTGTTCGCCATCGACGAGGCGCACTGCGTGTCGCAGTGGGGCCACGACTTCCGCCCCGAATACCTGCAGCTCGGCCAACTCGCCGAGCTGTTCCCGCGGGTGCCGCGCATCGCCCTTACCGCCACCGCGGACAAGCGCACCCGCGAGGAGATCGTCCAGCGCTTGCACCTGGAGAACGCCGAGCGCTTCCTCTCCAGTTTCGACCGGCCGAACATCTTCTACCGCATCGTGCCCAAGGATCAGCCGCGCAAGCAGCTGCAGCAGTTCCTCGCCGGGCGCAAGGGCGACGCCGGCATCGTCTACTGCATGTCGCGCAAGAAAGTGGAGGAGGTGGCCGCCTTCCTGGTCGAGCAGGGCTACCCGGCGCTGCCGTACCACGCCGGCCTGTCCAGCGAGCTGCGGGCGTTCAACCAGAAGCGCTTCATCAACGAGGAAGGGCTGATCATGGTGGCGACCATCGCCTTCGGCATGGGCATCGACAAGCCCAACGTGCGCTTCGTCGCTCACCTCGACCTGCCCAAGTCGCTGGAGGCCTACTACCAGGAGACCGGGCGCGCCGGCCGCGATGGCCTGCCGTCGGAGGTGTGGATGGCCTACGGCCTGCAGGACGTGCTGTTCCTGCGCCAGATGCTGCAGAACTCCGAGGGCGACGAGCAGCACAAGCGCGTCGAGCGCCACAAGCTGGAAGCCATGCTCGCCCTGTGCGAGGAGTCGCGCTGCCGGCGCCAGGCGCTGCTGGCCTATTTCGACGAGGACATGCCGCAGCCCTGCGGCCACTGCGACAACTGCGTGGACGGCGTGGAAACCTGGGACGCCACCGAGGCGGCGCGCCAGGCGCTGTCGGCGATCTACCGCAGCGGCCAGCGCTACGGCGTCGGTCACCTGGTCGACCTGCTGCTCGGCCGCGAGACCGACAAGATCCGCGCGCTCGGCCACCAGCATCTGTCGGTGTTCGGCGTCGGCAAGCACCTGGCCGAGGCCGACTGGCGCACCCTGTTCCGCCAGCTGGTGGCGCGCGGCCTGGCCGACGTCGACCTCGACGGCTTCGGCGGCCTGCGTCTGACCGACAGCTGCCGGCCGCTGCTGCGCGGCGAGGTCAGCCTCGAGCTACGTCGCGACCTCAAGCCGCAGCGCACCCAGCGCACCAGCGGCGGGCCGAGTCAGGCCAGCCAGCTGGTGCGCGGCGACGAGCGGCCGCTGTGGGAGGCGCTGCGCACCCTGCGGCGCAAGCTGGCCGAGGAGCACGGCGTGCCGCCCTACGTGATCTTCCCCGACGCCACCCTGCTGGAGATGCTGCGCAGCCAGCCGCAGTCGCTGTCCGACATGGCGCAGGTCAGCGGTGTCGGCGCGCGCAAGCTGGAGCGCTACGGCCAGGCCTTCCTCGACGTGCTCACCGACAGCCCCGAGGCGCCGGCCGCGCCGCCAGTGGTCACCGACCTGCGCCACGAGCTGGTCAGCCTGGCCCGCTCGGGCATGACCCCGACGCAGATCGCCCGCCAGCTCGACTGCAGCGAGAAGAACGTCTACAGCCTGCTGGCCGAAGCCATCGCCCGCCAGCAGCTCAGCCTCGAGCAGGCCATCGACCTGCCGGAGGAGCTGTTCGGCGAGATCCAGGACGCCTTCCTCGACGGCGACGGCGAGCTGCCGCCGGTGGCAGCGGTGGCCGAGCTGTTCGACGGCCGCGTGCCGCTCGGCGTGCTGCACTGCGTGCGTGCGGCGCTGGAGACCGAGCTGGGCGCCTGA
- a CDS encoding UPF0149 family protein codes for MSFAEQLSRLQAFLDADDLHEEALDYVAAHGYLTALSICPVQVPEREWIDALFAEPPHYRSEAEKAEIEESLIQLKAHIGHQLASDEDMELPCDLDLGDEPDDSDLRGWCIGFMEGVFLRESVWFEDAEEEVSELLLPIMVGSGLFDEQPEFDEIARDRDLVDDMVEQIPELLTALFLLCQAPEEKPSLLKPRQH; via the coding sequence ATGTCCTTCGCCGAGCAACTGTCCCGCCTGCAAGCCTTTCTCGATGCCGATGACCTGCACGAGGAAGCCCTGGACTACGTGGCTGCCCACGGTTACCTGACCGCCCTGTCCATCTGCCCGGTGCAGGTACCCGAGCGCGAGTGGATCGATGCCCTGTTCGCCGAGCCGCCGCACTATCGCAGCGAGGCCGAGAAGGCCGAGATCGAGGAGTCCCTGATCCAGCTCAAGGCGCACATCGGCCACCAGCTGGCCAGCGACGAGGACATGGAGCTGCCCTGCGACCTCGACCTCGGCGACGAGCCGGACGACTCCGACCTGCGCGGCTGGTGCATCGGCTTCATGGAAGGCGTGTTCCTGCGCGAGAGCGTGTGGTTCGAGGATGCCGAGGAAGAGGTCAGCGAGCTGCTGCTGCCGATCATGGTCGGCTCGGGCCTGTTCGACGAGCAGCCGGAGTTCGACGAAATCGCCCGCGACCGCGATCTGGTCGACGACATGGTCGAGCAGATCCCCGAGCTGCTCACCGCGCTGTTCCTGCTCTGCCAGGCGCCCGAAGAGAAGCCCTCGCTGCTCAAGCCGCGCCAGCACTGA
- a CDS encoding YbaN family protein produces the protein MAPREPEEIRRPWLRLLLVGVGCLSVALGVLGIFLPVLPTTPFLLLAAACFLRSSRRLYHWLVGHPRLGPWVCDYLEGQGIPLKGKVWAIGLMWASILLSCYLVPLLYARLFMLTSAVFVTIYILRQKTLYRQ, from the coding sequence ATGGCGCCACGCGAACCCGAAGAGATCCGCCGTCCCTGGCTGCGCCTGTTGCTGGTCGGGGTCGGCTGTCTGAGCGTGGCGCTCGGCGTGCTCGGCATCTTCCTGCCGGTGCTGCCGACCACCCCCTTCCTCCTCCTCGCCGCTGCCTGCTTCCTGCGCAGCTCGCGACGCCTCTATCACTGGCTGGTCGGCCATCCGCGCCTCGGCCCCTGGGTGTGCGACTACCTCGAAGGCCAGGGCATCCCGCTCAAGGGCAAGGTCTGGGCCATCGGCCTGATGTGGGCCAGCATCCTGCTGTCCTGCTACCTGGTGCCGCTGCTCTATGCCCGCCTGTTCATGCTGACCAGCGCGGTATTCGTCACCATCTACATACTCCGCCAGAAAACCCTGTACCGTCAGTGA
- the lapG gene encoding cysteine protease LapG, with the protein MVVACLLASLLLGLQVQARWDFSRIIRLAEQRYGDLGSGKVRLQEWAALIEQGGKMSEEQQLRAVNAFFNRSLLFIDDERNWRQVDYWATPVEALVKGAGDCEDYAIAKYLTLRRLGVDNERLRITYVKALELNQAHMVLTWYATPTSDPLVLDNLTIDIRPASQRRDLLPVYAFNAEGLWLPGPGGGRRSGDSKNLSRWQDLLKKMRAEGFAPTEG; encoded by the coding sequence ATGGTCGTCGCCTGCCTGCTCGCCAGCCTGCTGCTGGGCTTGCAGGTACAGGCACGCTGGGATTTCTCGCGGATCATTCGCCTCGCCGAGCAGCGCTACGGCGACCTCGGCTCCGGCAAGGTGCGCCTGCAGGAGTGGGCCGCGCTGATCGAGCAGGGCGGCAAGATGAGCGAGGAGCAGCAGCTGCGCGCGGTGAACGCCTTCTTCAACCGTTCCCTGCTGTTCATCGACGATGAGCGCAACTGGCGGCAGGTCGACTACTGGGCGACCCCGGTGGAGGCGCTGGTCAAGGGCGCCGGCGACTGCGAGGACTATGCCATCGCCAAGTACCTCACCCTGCGTCGCCTCGGCGTCGACAACGAGCGCCTGCGCATCACCTACGTCAAGGCGCTGGAGCTGAACCAGGCCCACATGGTGCTGACCTGGTACGCCACACCGACCAGCGACCCGCTGGTGCTGGACAACCTGACCATCGATATCCGCCCCGCCTCGCAACGCCGCGACCTGCTGCCGGTGTACGCCTTCAATGCCGAAGGCCTCTGGCTGCCAGGCCCCGGCGGCGGCCGGCGCTCGGGCGACAGCAAGAACCTGTCGCGCTGGCAGGACCTGCTGAAAAAGATGCGTGCCGAAGGCTTCGCCCCGACCGAGGGCTAG